The following proteins are encoded in a genomic region of Paenibacillus antri:
- a CDS encoding GNAT family N-acetyltransferase: MEPGEVRLDVVRLVEELAANAWAPYTVQALGGWRLRATFGVTKRANSAWTVGATPDGDWLDAVERFYRRRGMPSCFYLSDATPDGIDDALAAAGYEKLFPCFFMTGSASETSARFPADDRFEARYADEAGDDWIADFIRLEGFEPARAAAYAHIFRAIGPAKTFLRLTSRDGDTVALATAVAERGHAGLSNVVVAPAFRRQGAAAQLLRALAAWADAEGARTLWLQVLEDNAPAIALYRKAGFDVLSRCHYRQKKL, translated from the coding sequence ATGGAGCCGGGCGAGGTTCGACTCGACGTCGTGCGGCTCGTAGAGGAGCTCGCGGCGAACGCGTGGGCGCCGTATACGGTGCAGGCGCTCGGAGGTTGGCGGCTTCGAGCGACGTTCGGCGTCACGAAGCGGGCCAACAGCGCGTGGACGGTCGGCGCGACGCCGGACGGCGACTGGCTCGACGCCGTCGAGCGGTTTTATCGCCGGCGGGGGATGCCGTCCTGCTTCTACCTCAGCGACGCGACGCCGGACGGCATCGACGACGCGCTCGCGGCGGCCGGATACGAGAAGCTGTTCCCGTGTTTCTTCATGACGGGCTCCGCGTCCGAGACATCGGCGCGCTTCCCGGCGGACGACCGCTTCGAAGCGCGGTACGCGGACGAGGCCGGCGACGATTGGATCGCCGACTTCATCCGGCTCGAAGGCTTCGAGCCGGCCCGCGCCGCCGCGTACGCGCATATCTTCCGCGCGATCGGCCCGGCGAAGACGTTCCTGCGCCTGACGAGCCGGGACGGCGACACCGTCGCCCTCGCCACGGCCGTCGCCGAGCGCGGGCACGCCGGCCTCAGCAACGTCGTCGTCGCCCCCGCGTTCCGGCGGCAGGGCGCCGCGGCGCAGCTGCTGCGGGCGCTCGCCGCGTGGGCGGACGCCGAAGGCGCGCGAACGCTGTGGCTCCAGGTGCTCGAAGACAACGCCCCCGCGATCGCGCTGTACCGCAAGGCCGGCTTCGACGTCCTATCGCGGTGCCATTACCGACAAAAAAAGCTATGA